In Miscanthus floridulus cultivar M001 chromosome 5, ASM1932011v1, whole genome shotgun sequence, one genomic interval encodes:
- the LOC136449642 gene encoding probable ubiquitin-conjugating enzyme E2 23: MESRPNDSVNNAEHNQENEKSMDASEPEEARDVFVYREDVVSLKSKEDVRGLVLEVAGEYDSEGSITDDDINTEEHKDKSARGAENGGADGDNASNGAEVESQSTLPDDKVRVLWIDGSEKTEDIDEVVVVDRSFLHGDLVASASDPTGQMGLVLDVNLVVDLQGANDDTIKGVSSKYLRRIREFNVGDYVVSGLWLGRVDEVLDNVNVLFDDGSVCKVNRADPMRLKPAFGPIHPDTACPFYPGQRVKAVSSSVFKTSRWLNGLWRASRLEGTVTKVESAAVIVYWMASAHFATDQQPVPPEEQNPKDLTLLSCFSHANWQLTDWCLPHRYTSCTNDTVINSDKHTRQICTCSQSSAPLSDIPESQADVQTEQDQITGTDAGHRQTDVDSTADGLSMSDGDNSCIAKESETGTSVSSTPKLGPQDNATSRKKFRKVFLKKDKRTKKRDDSFERALLIANTCTKVDVVWQDGTKECGVAATSLIPIHSPNDHDFFPEQYVVDKVTNDDDSSEPRRVGLVRRVNAKDRTVTVSWFKPSLRLEEPMEIGYNEVVSAYELDGHPDYDYCYGDIVVRLPPVSPVIESTNNKDQMELDKTVDSSEGFAASNDAPPDTSADEQLSQKESCSQFTSLSWAGNIVGFQDGEIEVIWGDGSISKVGPHEIYVVGREDDGASLDDGTASDGASWETFNDNEMDVLDDSAKDDSQNVPENSIERENGSFSSQDGSSVATGPLSVAFGFVTRLASDLFARGRRHLDGSSNSDAMDEVESHRSNEASETGDDIDKINENHVELPEHAAVTENDSSVEKSVDVVMADNPVDPECFKHFDVLQCPPDHHYLENTAQGTGGRKWVKKVQQEWSILEKNLPDYIYVRVFEDRMDLLRAVIVGASGTPYQDGLFFFDFHLPPEYPEVPPSAYYHSGGLRVNPNLYVDGKVCLSLLNTWTGRGNEVWDKSSSSILQVLVSLQGLVLNEKPYFNEAGYEKQVGTAEGEKNAVPYNENTYLLSVKSMLYILRRPPLHFEDFVKSHFCKRGHYILKACEAYLQGNVVGTLTDDACPTDRSKEHSSSVGFKLALAKILPRLITALKDTGADCDQYEHLGKTETVRES; this comes from the exons ATGGAAAGTCGACCAAATGATTCAGTAAATAATGCTGAGCATAATCAGGAAAATGAGAAGTCCATGGATGCTAGTGAACCTGAAGAAGCACGAGATGTTTTTGTTTACAGAGAAGATGTTGTGAGTTTGAAGTCCAAGGAGGATGTCCGTGGATTAGTTTTGGAGGTAGCTGGGGAATATGATTCTGAAGGTAGCATCACTGATGATGATATTAATACTGAGGAACATAAAGATAAATCTGCTCGCGGAGCTGAAAATGGTGGTGCTGATGGTGATAATGCTAGTAATGGAGCTGAAGTTGAAAGCCAGAGTACTTTGCCTGATGACAAAGTTCGAGTGTTATGGATAGATGGTAGTGAAAAGACAGAAGACATTGATGAGGTAGTTGTTGTTGATAGAAGTTTCCTTCATGGAGATTTAGTTGCCTCTGCCTCAGATCCAACTGGTCAGATGGGGCTTGTTTTGGATGTCAATCTTGTGGTTGATTTGCAAGGTGCCAATGACGATACGATAAAGGGTGTATCTTCCAAGTATTTGAGACGAATCAGGGAATTCAATGTGGGTGATTATGTCGTCTCTGGGCTATGGCTTGGTCGAGTTGAtgaagtgctagataatgttaatGTGTTGTTTGATGATGGCTCTGTCTGTAAAgttaatagggcagatcctatgCGCTTAAAGCCAGCATTTGGCCCAATTCATCCAGATACAGCCTGTCCTTTTTATCCAGGACAGCGTGTGAAGGCAGTGTCATCATCTGTTTTCAAAACATCCAGGTGGCTTAATGGATTGTGGAGAGCAAGTCGTCTTGAAGGTACTGTCACAAAAGTGGAAAGTGCTGCTGTTATAGTCTATTGGATGGCATCTGCACACTTTGCTACAGATCAACAACCTGTTCCTCCAGAGGAGCAGAACCCAAAGGACCTTACTCTTCTGTCTTGTTTCTCACATGCAAACTGGCAATTAACTGACTGGTGTCTTCCTCACCGATACACTTCATGTACTAATGATACCGTGATTAATTCTGATAAGCATACAAGGCAGATATGTACATGCTCACAAAGCTCAGCTCCATTGTCTGATATTCCAGAATCTCAAGCTGATGTTCAGACTGAACAAGATCAAATTACTGGTACAGATGCAGGTCACAGGCAGACAGATGTTGATTCTACTGCAGATGGATTGAGTATGTCGGATGGAGATAATTCATGCATAGCCAAAGAATCAGAAACAGGAACTAGTGTATCAAGCACCCCAAAGTTGGGTCCACAGGACAATGCAACATCCAGAAAAAAGTTTAGGAAAGTGTTTCTAAAAAAAgacaaaagaacaaaaaaaagagACGACAGCTTTGAGCGAGCTCTACTCATTGCAAATACTTGTACCAAAGTTGATGTAGTCTGGCAGGACGGAACAAAGGAATGTGGAGTAGCCGCAACATCGTTGATCCCTATCCACAGTCCAAATGACCATGATTTCTTCCCGGAGCAGTATGTTGTGGACAAGGTCACAAATGATGATGATTCTTCTGAACCAAGGCGTGTGGGTCTTGTTAGACGTGTTAATGCTAAGGACCGAACAGTAACTGTATCATGGTTTAAGCCTTCGCTACGTCTAGAGGAGCCAATGGAGATCGGGTATAATGAAGTTGTGAGTGCATATGAACTGGATGGCCATCCGGATTATGATTATTGCTATGGAGATATTGTCGTCCGCTTGCCGCCTGTCTCACCTGTAATTGAATCAACCAATAACAAGGACCAAATGGAACTGGATAAGACGGTAGATTCCTCCGAAGGATTTGCTGCTTCAAATGATGCACCCCCTGATACTAGTGCGGACGAACAGCTTTCACAGAAGGAATCCTGCTCACAGTTTACAAGTCTCTCATGGGCTGGAAATATAGTTGGCTTTCAAGATGGTGAGATTGAAGTCATTTGGGGTGATGGATCAATTTCAAAG GTTGGGCCTCATGAAATATATGTTGTTGGTcgtgaagatgatggtgcctCACTAGATGATGGAACAGCCTCTGATGGAGCTAGCTGGGAGACTTTTAATGACAACGAAATGGATGTACTTGATGATTCTGCAAAG GATGATTCGCAAAACGTACCTGAGAATAGCATTGAAAGGGAAAATGGTTCATTCAGCTCCCAGGATGGAAGTTCTGTTGCAACTGGTCCCCTTTCAGTTGCTTTTGGGTTTGTGACCCGACTGGCGAGTGATCTCTTTGCTCGAGGTAGAAGGCATTTAGATGGATCATCAAACTCAGATGCTATGGATGAAGTTGAGTCTCACCGGTCTAATGAGGCTTCAGAAACTGGTGATGACATTGATAAAATTAATGAGAATCATGTGGAATTGCCAGAGCATGCTGCAGTCACAGAAAATGATTCTTCTGTCGAGAAGTCTGTAGACGTGGTCATGGCTGATAATCCTGTAGATCCAGAATGTTTCAAACACTTTGATGTTCTGCAATGTCCTCCGGACCACCACTACCTTGAAAACACCGCCCAG GGTACGGGTGGAAGAAAGTGGGTCAAAAAGGTACAGCAGGAATGGAGCATACTTGAGAAGAACCTACCAG ACTATATTTATGTCAGGGTATTTGAGGATCGCATGGATCTCTTGAGAGCTGTGATTGTTGGAGCAAGTGGAACACCCTACCAAGATGGCCTGTTCTTCTTTGATTTCCACCTTCCACCTGAGTATCCAGAAGTTCCTCCG TCAGCATACTATCATTCTGGTGGTTTGCGTGTAAATCCAAACCTGTATGTGGACGGGAAGGTTTGCTTAAGTCTCTTAAATACTTGGACTGGCAGAGGGAATGAAGTGTGGGATAAATCATCATCAAGTATTCTCCAAGTACTAGTTTCACTTCAGGGATTGGTTCTCAATGAAAAACCGTATTTTAATGAGGCTGGGTATGAGAAGCAAGTTGGTACTGCTGAAGGGGAGAAGAATGCAGTGCCGTATAATGAGAATACATACCTGCTGAGTGTGAAATCTATGCTGTATATATTGAGACGGCCTCCTTTG CATTTTGAGGATTTTGTGAAGAGCCACTTCTGCAAGCGTGGTCACTACATCCTTAAAGCTTGTGAGGCCTATTTGCAAGGAAATGTTGTTGGCACTCTCACTGACGACGCATGCCCCACCGACAGAAGCAAGGAGCACTCGAGCTCCGTTGGCTTCAAGCTTGCACTAGCAAAGATTTTACCACGGCTGATTACAGCCCTGAAGGACACTGGAGCCGACTGCGACCAATACGAGCACCTTGGGAAAACAGAAACAGTTAGAGAAAGCTGA
- the LOC136451715 gene encoding actin-interacting protein 1-2-like, whose protein sequence is MAQLVETYACSPATERGRGILLAGDPKTDTIAYCTGRSVIIRRLDAPLDAWAYPDHAYPTTVARFSPNGEWVASADASGCVRVWGRYGDRALKAEFRPLSGRVDDLRWSPDGLRIVVSGDGKGKSFVRAFVWDSGSTVGEFDGHSKRVLSCDFKPTRPFRIVTCGEDFLANFYEGPPFKFKHSIRDHSNFVNCIRYAPDGSKFITVSSDKKGLIYDGKTGEKIGELSTEGGHTGSIYAVSWSPDSKKVLTVSADKSAKVWDIMEDASGKLNRTLACPGIGGVDDMLVGCLWQNDHLVTVSLGGTFNVFSASNPDQEPVTFAGHLKTVSSLVFFPKSSPRTILSTSYDGVIMRWIQGVGFGGRLTRKNNTQIKCFAAVEEELVTSGYDNKVFRIPLNGDQCGDAESVDVGGQPNALNLAIQKPEFALITTDSGIVLLHNSKVISTTKVNYTITSSSVSPDGTEAVVGAQDGKLRIYSISGDTLTEEALLEKHRGAITCIHYSPDVCMFASADSNREAVVWDRASREVKLKNMLYHTARINSLAWSPDSRLVATGSLDTCAIVYQIDKPAASRVTIKGAHLGGVHGLTFLENDTLVTAGEDACIRVWKVVQQ, encoded by the exons GACGGACACGATCGCCTACTGCACGGGCCGCAGCGTCATCATCCGCCGCCTCGATGCGCCCCTCGACGCTTGGGCCTACCCCGACCACGCTTACCCCACCACCGTCGCCCGCTTCTCCCCCAACGGCGAGTGGGTCGCCTCCGCCGACGCCTCCGGCTGCGTCCGCGTCTGGGGCCGCTACGGCGACCGCGCGCTCAAGGCCGAGTTTCGGCCCCTCTCGGGACGCGTCGACGACCTCCGCTGGTCCCCCGACGGCCTACGCATCGTCGTCTCCGGGGACGGCAAGGGCAAGTCCTTCGTCCGCGCATTCGT GTGGGACTCTGGCAGCACAGTTGGTGAGTTTGATGGGCACTCAAAGAGGGTTCTGAGCTGTGACTTCAAGCCAACACGTCCATTTCGCATTGTGACATGTGGTGAAGATTTTCTGGCTAACTTTTATGAAGGACCACCATTCAAATTCAAGCATTCCATAAG GGATCACTCAAATTTTGTTAACTGTATCCGTTATGCTCCCGATGGTAGTAAGTTTATCACTGTGAGTTCTGATAAGAAGGGTTTGATATATGATGGCAAAACTGGAGAAAAGATAGGAGAGCTTTCCACTGAAGGCGGTCATACAGGGAGCATATATGCTGTTAGCTGGAGTCCTGACAGTAAAAAG GTTCTAACAGTTTCTGCTGATAAATCTGCGAAAGTATGGGATATCATGGAAGATGCAAGTGGGAAATTGAATCGAACTTTGGCTTGCCCTGGTATAGGAGGtgtggatgatatgcttgttGGTTGTCTCTGGCAGAATGACCATCTCGTGACAGTCTCTCTTGGTGGGACATTTAATGTGTTCTCTGCAAGCAACCCAGACCAAGAACCAGTTACATTTGCAGGACATTTGAAGACTGTTAGTTCTTTGGTCTTCTTTCCTAAAAGTAGCCCAAGAACTATACTATCTACTAGCTATGATGGTGTCATCATGAGGTGGATACAGGGTGTTGGATTTGGTGGCAGATTGACACGCAAAAACAACACTCAAATAAAATGCTTTGCTGCAGTAGAAGAAGAGCTTGTTACCTCAGGTTATGATAATAAG GTCTTCAGAATTCCTCTTAATGGAGACCAGTGTGGAGATGCTGAGTCAGTTGATGTAGGCGGTCAGCCAAATGCTTTGAACCTTGCAATTCAGAAACCTGAATTTGCACTGATCACTACTGATTCTGGCATTGTATTACTGCACAACTCGAAAGTCATTTCTACAACCAAAGTTAACTATACCATCACTTCATCTTCGGTATCTCCTGATGGCACGGAAGCTGTTGTGGGTGCTCAAGATGGGAAACTGCGAATCTATTCCATCAGTGGCGATACGCTTACAGAAGAAGCTCTGCTTGAGAAGCACCGGGGCGCTATCACTTGCATACATTATTCGCCAGATGTTTGTATGTTTGCTTCTGCTGATTCCAACAGGGAAGCTGTTGTGTGGGATCGGGCAAGTAGAGAG GTCAAGCTGAAGAACATGTTGTACCACACAGCTAGGATAAACTCCCTGGCTTGGTCACCTGACAGTCGATTGGTTGCCACTGGCTCACTGGACACCTGTGCAATTGTCTACCAGATAGACAAGCCAGCAGCGAGTCGCGTCACTATCAAGGGAGCCCATCTTGGTGGAGTTCATGGTTTAACCTTCCTGGAGAATGATACTCTGGTGACTGCAGGCGAGGACGCTTGCATTCGTGTTTGGAAGGTGGTACAGCAATAG